Proteins co-encoded in one Camelus bactrianus isolate YW-2024 breed Bactrian camel chromosome 6, ASM4877302v1, whole genome shotgun sequence genomic window:
- the NDUFB1 gene encoding NADH dehydrogenase [ubiquinone] 1 beta subcomplex subunit 1 codes for MMSLLQVVRDHWVHILVPMGFVFGWYLDKKNDEKLTAFRNESLLFKRELRPREEVTWK; via the exons aTGATGAGCTTACTTCAGGTTGTGCGTGACCACTGGGTACATATACTTGTCCCTATGGGATTTGTCTTTGGATGGTATCTAGACAAAAAGAATGATGAAAAGCTAACTGCCTTCCGGAATGAGAGTCTCTTATTCAAAag GGAATTGAGGCCCCGTGAAGAAGTCACCTGGAAGTAA